The Manduca sexta isolate Smith_Timp_Sample1 chromosome 17, JHU_Msex_v1.0, whole genome shotgun sequence genome includes a window with the following:
- the LOC115454231 gene encoding heat shock 70 kDa protein 14, producing MAAAYGIHLGNSSACLASFNNGTASVIANDAGDRVTPAVVALNGTEWEIGLPAKSGQPSSKAIIKHNKRLMNCDFNEDDLSYVESSSSCRIQNDEKLVYEFETSETTLYSNPDSIAMKIYAKLFTIASHSMSNESDLKLVLAAPLHWSNASRERLVKCAELAGFDVLQVISEPAAALLAYNIEENPEDINVLVYRLGGSTCAASIVKVSGGFMTIEKNIFRSDLGGQCLTKDLADYIAQEFRQKWKLDPQESRRAMAKLLLHADNCKHVLSTLNSAHVFIESLLDGVDWSQNVSRARFENIISSKISSYIEPAQKLVESFDGQIHKIVVCGGSMKIPKLQQAIANLIPEAEVLSGINPDEVIAVGCAREAGLLLDVPEFSMNDLNTEVEFLGKDIYLKYLDQTVQLFKEGSPAFAQNIQTVDAGTDIKNISFSLHENPESEEFATENFNVENLNKPFTLKATLQPSSVLLQVE from the coding sequence aTGGCAGCCGCGTACGGGATACATCTGGGTAACAGTTCGGCATGTTTAGCTTCTTTCAACAACGGAACGGCATCTGTTATAGCTAATGATGCTGGAGACAGAGTAACCCCCGCCGTGGTCGCGCTCAACGGCACAGAATGGGAGATTGGTCTCCCCGCAAAATCCGGCCAGCCATCGTCCAAAGCGATCATCAAACACAACAAGAGGCTTATGAACTGTGATTTCAATGAAGACGATTTGTCTTACGTTGAATCATCGTCATCGTGCCGGATACAAAATGACGAGAAATTGGTATACGAATTTGAAACTAGTGAGACAACTTTATATTCCAATCCTGACAGCATAGCTATGAAGATTTACGCTAAATTGTTTACGATAGCCAGTCATTCTATGTCTAATGAAAGTGATTTGAAGTTGGTGTTAGCTGCACCACTACACTGGTCCAATGCTAGTAGAGAAAGGCTAGTAAAGTGTGCGGAACTGGCTGGCTTTGACGTCTTACAAGTCATAAGTGAACCTGCGGCAGCTTTACTTGCTTACAATATTGAAGAAAATCCTGAGGACATCAATGTCCTGGTTTACAGACTTGGCGGGTCTACATGTGCTGCATCAATTGTAAAAGTTTCCGGAGGTTTCATGACTATTGAGAAAAACATCTTCCGATCAGATTTAGGTGGTCAATGCCTCACAAAAGACTTAGCTGATTACATCGCACAAGAGTTTAGACAGAAATGGAAATTAGACCCTCAAGAAAGTAGAAGGGCAATGGCAAAATTATTGCTCCATGCTGATAACTGCAAACATGTTCTGTCAACATTAAACTCAGCACATGTGTTTATTGAATCATTATTGGATGGTGTTGACTGGAGTCAAAATGTATCTCGGGCGAGATTTGAGAATATTATTTCGTCAAAAATATCATCTTATATTGAACCTGCCCAAAAATTGGTAGAAAGCTTTGATGGGCAAATTCATAAAATTGTGGTTTGCGGGGGCAGCATGAAAATTCCCAAGCTCCAGCAAGCAATAGCAAATCTGATACCTGAAGCAGAAGTGCTTTCAGGAATTAATCCAGATGAAGTAATAGCAGTGGGCTGTGCTCGGGAAGCAGGATTACTGTTAGATGTTCCAGAGTTTTCTATGAACGATTTGAATACTGAAGTTGAATTTCTCGGcaaagatatttatttgaaatatttagatCAGACCGTGCAACTCTTCAAAGAAGGCTCACCAGCATTTGCTCAAAATATTCAAACTGTTGACGCTGGcactgatataaaaaatattagtttcagCCTCCATGAAAACCCTGAAAGTGAAGAATTTGCCACTGAAAATTTCAATGTGGAGAATTTAAACAAACCATTTACATTGAAGGCTACATTACAACCATCCAGTGTTTTGTTACAAGTTGAATAA
- the LOC115454252 gene encoding eukaryotic translation initiation factor 3 subunit A: MIGNLQETVSQLVYLKKDAKKLKEEIMSRDKAILAMEKDRESIYGNHRKHIMDLQNTHEKEIEELKIHNETTVKQLHYESDTQIAQFTCTIEELRTKLRDVETEHKEKINVVVLEYEEKIQRSEFQVTQLQEQLARETARADANIDAYHRRLEELEEKLKQTQFKHYLAHRTYPSQYESQVERPYSVERDYAEPNFVNLDSTVEATKRKGVPSSSQNKTPRTNTLQVMYYGSNSNLSKATEKKGSFHITKKRKLYNEKDFINM; the protein is encoded by the exons ATGATTGGAAATTTGCAAGAAACTGTGTCACAATTGGTTTATCTTAAAAAGGATGCAAAAAAgttaaaagaagaaataatgTCCCGAGACAAAGCAATTTTAGCCATGGAGAAA GATAGAGAGAGTATTTATGGAAATCATAGAAAACACATTATGGACTTACAAAATACCCACGAAAAGGAAATTGAGGAATTAAAAATCCACAATGAAACAACAG ttaaacagTTGCATTACGAATCGGATACGCAAATAGCGCAATTCACGTGTACTATCGAGGAGCTAAGAACCAAGCTGAGAGACGTGGAAACAGAACATAAAGAAAAA ATAAACGTAGTGGTGCTTGAATACGAGGAAAAAATTCAACGCAGTGAGTTTCAGGTAACCCAATTACAGGAACAATTGGCGCGTGAGACGGCCAGAGCTGATGCCAACATCGATGCTTATCATCGG CGTCTCGAGGAGTTAGAAGAGAAACTCAAACAAACTCAGTTCAAACACTACTTGGCACACAGAACTTATCCATCTCAGTATGAAAGTCAGGTTGAACGGCCTTATTCTGTTGAGAGGGATTACGCGGAACCAAACTTTGTTAACTTGGATTCAACAGTGGAAGCCACGAAGCGAAAAGGGGTGCCGTCTTCCAGCCAGAATAAGACGCCAAGAACAAATACGTTACAAGTTATGTATTATGGAAGCAATTCGAATCTATCGAAAGCTACCGAAAAGAAGGGATCTTTTCATATAACCAAGAAGAGGAAGTTGTATaatgaaaaagattttataaatatgtag
- the LOC115454526 gene encoding uncharacterized protein LOC115454526 isoform X2, whose product MFFGKSCHELLFKNKDVWNNEEDENFNSFAGEPVSASFYYVPTKNYDSGEEPPLPPPRRNKPPEDVPRDSIYGRKFSRSLMPEYQEALMYGEKPMRGRRRSMYTEEPIYMSHPMQVEPIYGAVMPPAGYISPMAPPRSRSRMSLNHQPDYVMANYAYGTHRRPSRLMAAYESLSPEYEDWARPFPKTAPENFHLSRYGHLQIDYSFSWNSLDRLIRYQ is encoded by the exons ATGTTTTTTGGCAAAAGTTGTCATGAACtcctgtttaaaaataaag ATGTTTGGAACAACGAAGAGGATGAGAACTTCAATTCGTTTGCCGGCGAGCCAGTCAGTGCTAGTTTTTACTACGTTCCCACTAAAAACTATGACTCTGGAGAGGAACCGCCGTTGCCGCCACCAAGAAGGAACAAACCTCCCGAAGATGTCCCACGCGACTCAATATATGGAAGAAAATTCTCCAGGTCATTGATGCCTGAATATCAAGAAGCACTTATGTATGGCGAGAAGCCGATGA GAGGACGTCGTAGGTCGATGTATACGGAAGAGCCGATTTACATGTCACATCCGATGCAGGTTGAACCCATATATGGAGCAGTGATGCCTCCCGCGGGGTACATATCCCCGATGGCCCCCCCGCGGTCAAGATCCCGCATGTCGCTCAACCATCAACCAGATTACGTAATGGCCAATTATGCATATGGGACACATAGAAGACCATCCAG ATTGATGGCCGCATATGAGAGCCTATCACCAGAATATGAAGACTGGGCCCGACCATTTCCGAAGACAGCACCCGAGAACTTCCACTTATCCAGATACGGGCATCTACAAATCGACTATTCGTTTAGTTGGAACTCTCTCGATAGACTAATACGTTATCAATAG
- the LOC115454526 gene encoding uncharacterized protein LOC115454526 isoform X1 yields the protein MPRHAGSPYWAAVDFDSEDDDRPSPTLKNRIYSDVWNNEEDENFNSFAGEPVSASFYYVPTKNYDSGEEPPLPPPRRNKPPEDVPRDSIYGRKFSRSLMPEYQEALMYGEKPMRGRRRSMYTEEPIYMSHPMQVEPIYGAVMPPAGYISPMAPPRSRSRMSLNHQPDYVMANYAYGTHRRPSRLMAAYESLSPEYEDWARPFPKTAPENFHLSRYGHLQIDYSFSWNSLDRLIRYQ from the exons ATGCCGAGGCACGCCGGCAGCCCCTATTGGGCTGCTGTGGATTTTGACAGTGAAGACGATGATAGACCATCTCCGACActtaaaaatcgaatttactCAGATGTTTGGAACAACGAAGAGGATGAGAACTTCAATTCGTTTGCCGGCGAGCCAGTCAGTGCTAGTTTTTACTACGTTCCCACTAAAAACTATGACTCTGGAGAGGAACCGCCGTTGCCGCCACCAAGAAGGAACAAACCTCCCGAAGATGTCCCACGCGACTCAATATATGGAAGAAAATTCTCCAGGTCATTGATGCCTGAATATCAAGAAGCACTTATGTATGGCGAGAAGCCGATGA GAGGACGTCGTAGGTCGATGTATACGGAAGAGCCGATTTACATGTCACATCCGATGCAGGTTGAACCCATATATGGAGCAGTGATGCCTCCCGCGGGGTACATATCCCCGATGGCCCCCCCGCGGTCAAGATCCCGCATGTCGCTCAACCATCAACCAGATTACGTAATGGCCAATTATGCATATGGGACACATAGAAGACCATCCAG ATTGATGGCCGCATATGAGAGCCTATCACCAGAATATGAAGACTGGGCCCGACCATTTCCGAAGACAGCACCCGAGAACTTCCACTTATCCAGATACGGGCATCTACAAATCGACTATTCGTTTAGTTGGAACTCTCTCGATAGACTAATACGTTATCAATAG